From the Serratia nematodiphila DZ0503SBS1 genome, one window contains:
- the narI gene encoding respiratory nitrate reductase subunit gamma, whose protein sequence is MQFLNQFFFDIYPYLAGAVFLIGSWLRYDYGQYSWRAGSSQMLDKKGMRLASNLFHIGIIGIFAGHFLGMLTPHWMYEAFLPIDVKQKLAMIAGGACGLMTLIGGALLLKRRLTNPRVRATSSFADILILTLLVVQVCLGLLTIPFSAQHMDGSEMMKLVAWAQAVVTFHAGASAHLEGVALIFKLHMVLGMTLFVLFPFCRLVHIWSAPVEYLTRRYQLVRNRR, encoded by the coding sequence ATGCAATTTTTGAATCAGTTCTTCTTCGACATCTACCCTTATCTGGCCGGCGCGGTGTTCCTGATCGGCAGCTGGCTGCGCTACGACTACGGGCAATACAGCTGGCGCGCCGGCTCCAGCCAGATGCTGGATAAAAAAGGCATGCGGCTGGCGTCCAACCTGTTCCACATCGGCATTATCGGCATCTTCGCGGGCCATTTCCTCGGCATGCTGACGCCGCACTGGATGTATGAGGCCTTTCTGCCGATCGACGTGAAGCAAAAGCTGGCGATGATCGCCGGCGGCGCCTGCGGCCTGATGACGTTGATCGGCGGCGCGCTGTTGCTGAAGCGCCGGTTGACCAACCCGCGGGTGCGCGCCACCAGCAGCTTCGCCGACATCCTGATCCTGACGTTGCTGGTGGTGCAGGTGTGTCTCGGCCTGCTGACCATTCCGTTCTCCGCCCAGCATATGGACGGCAGCGAAATGATGAAGCTGGTGGCCTGGGCACAGGCGGTCGTGACCTTCCACGCCGGCGCCTCTGCGCACCTGGAAGGGGTGGCGCTTATCTTCAAGCTGCACATGGTGCTGGGCATGACGCTGTTCGTGCTGTTCCCGTTCTGCCGCCTGGTGCATATCTGGAGTGCGCCGGTAGAGTACCTGACCCGCCGTTACCAGCTGGTGCGCAACCGCCGCTGA
- a CDS encoding carbohydrate-binding protein has protein sequence MYRRAALGCCALWGAAALAQNCQPNLLTNPGFEQGLSGWRAQGAQADGDTHSGRGSLRYDNADVAQYRTFNQALQVVPGQTIDFGVWLKTRGVRGQSRDGGAGVYLQSFDAQGRFLEGSYPAGVTGDSGWRQVNASYTVPPQAARITFGVYLRKGSTGTAWFDDAYACARASMPALYQLGASAQGKVDTLVVTSQPQHLQVDSELLNAEGQVVHSSRDRYQVEGQRRIEYQPPAGLAQGEYRLRQQVTGPQSRQAQGSELSFRVGQPAAKVAIDSEGFTLRDGQRLFPLGIYANVATDEHLARIASAGFNTVLNYDYGEKKDPYAFFRNARKRGLLVIYSVKDQYRGSRFAPAVRGGDYAALTAWYVQRLRSQPNLLAWYINDELGPEYLDKIEEKNLQIKRLDGDHPTFQVLNKTGELDAHFNSSDILATDPYPVGNDSDLTRTTRYTALTVQAARQARGAWVVMQIMDHAAYDARRKPHPPSEAEIRNQAWQALIGGAKGLLFYSYTDLFYKRKTGRFDQREFDATWRGVAAVSQQIAAFTPYLLTGKSTPLAGSDPQMPARMFILGDRALLLVANPYYREGSTRLRLPAGWRQQGEGTEVKLTLPAVGTATLWLQR, from the coding sequence ATGTATCGGCGGGCGGCTCTGGGCTGTTGCGCCTTGTGGGGCGCAGCGGCTCTGGCGCAGAACTGCCAACCCAATCTGTTGACCAACCCCGGCTTTGAGCAGGGGCTCAGCGGCTGGCGAGCGCAGGGCGCGCAGGCCGACGGCGATACGCACAGTGGCAGGGGGAGTCTGCGTTATGACAATGCAGATGTAGCGCAATACCGTACCTTCAACCAGGCGCTGCAGGTTGTGCCCGGACAGACGATAGATTTCGGCGTCTGGCTCAAGACTCGCGGCGTACGCGGGCAAAGCCGCGACGGCGGCGCTGGGGTTTATCTGCAGAGCTTTGATGCGCAGGGGCGCTTTCTGGAAGGCAGCTATCCGGCTGGGGTGACCGGCGACAGCGGCTGGCGGCAGGTGAACGCCAGCTATACCGTGCCGCCTCAGGCGGCGCGAATCACTTTTGGCGTTTATCTGCGTAAGGGGAGCACCGGTACCGCCTGGTTTGACGACGCCTATGCCTGTGCTCGAGCGTCTATGCCGGCGTTGTATCAGCTCGGCGCGTCGGCGCAGGGGAAAGTTGACACGCTGGTCGTCACTTCGCAACCGCAGCATTTGCAGGTCGACAGCGAATTGCTCAATGCCGAGGGGCAGGTTGTTCACAGTAGCCGCGACCGTTATCAGGTTGAAGGACAACGCCGTATCGAATACCAACCGCCGGCCGGCCTGGCCCAGGGTGAATACCGCCTGCGTCAGCAGGTTACCGGTCCACAATCCCGCCAGGCTCAGGGCAGCGAGCTGTCTTTTCGCGTCGGGCAGCCTGCGGCCAAAGTGGCGATCGACAGCGAAGGTTTTACCCTGCGCGACGGTCAACGGCTTTTCCCGTTGGGCATTTACGCCAACGTGGCTACCGATGAGCATTTGGCGCGCATCGCCTCGGCGGGATTCAACACGGTGCTGAACTATGATTACGGGGAAAAGAAAGATCCATACGCCTTTTTCCGCAACGCACGCAAGCGCGGGCTGTTGGTCATTTACTCCGTCAAAGATCAGTACCGCGGCAGCCGCTTCGCGCCGGCCGTCCGCGGTGGCGACTACGCGGCGCTGACTGCCTGGTACGTGCAGCGTTTGCGCTCTCAGCCCAACCTGCTTGCCTGGTACATCAACGATGAGCTGGGGCCGGAATATCTCGATAAAATCGAGGAAAAAAACCTGCAAATAAAGCGACTTGACGGCGATCATCCGACTTTCCAGGTGCTGAACAAAACCGGGGAGTTGGACGCTCACTTCAACAGCAGCGACATTTTGGCGACCGACCCTTATCCGGTGGGGAACGATAGCGATCTGACGCGCACCACGCGTTATACCGCACTGACGGTGCAGGCCGCCCGCCAGGCACGCGGGGCCTGGGTGGTGATGCAAATCATGGATCACGCCGCTTATGACGCCCGCCGCAAGCCACATCCGCCGTCAGAGGCGGAAATTCGCAATCAGGCCTGGCAGGCGCTGATCGGCGGCGCCAAGGGGCTGTTGTTTTATTCTTATACCGATCTGTTTTATAAGCGTAAAACCGGCCGCTTCGACCAACGGGAGTTTGACGCCACCTGGCGTGGCGTGGCTGCCGTGTCGCAGCAAATCGCCGCCTTCACCCCTTATCTGCTGACGGGAAAATCAACGCCGCTGGCGGGAAGCGACCCGCAAATGCCGGCGCGGATGTTTATTCTGGGCGATCGCGCCTTGCTGCTGGTAGCCAATCCTTACTATCGGGAGGGAAGCACCCGCTTGCGCCTTCCGGCAGGTTGGCGGCAGCAGGGAGAGGGCACGGAGGTCAAGCTGACGTTGCCCGCCGTGGGTACCGCGACGCTGTGGCTTCAACGCTGA
- a CDS encoding glycosyltransferase family 2 protein: protein MEKISVIMPAYNAANSIKESILGVLNQQFTDYHLYVIDDASTDNTAEVVRPFIHDRLTYIRNEHNQGVAETRNIGIEAASGDYIAFCDSDDVWLPNKLSRQASILQTRRYDVVCSHYYTFEDDLKLIKNTRGADELIGYQDMLKSNWIGNLTGIYNQKRIGKVYQQKVGHEDYLMWLAVLQKARNGLAYCIPEPLACYRLSTHSLSGNKIRAADWQWRIYRQHLGLSYQKSCYLFATYLFNAVVKRK, encoded by the coding sequence ATGGAAAAGATATCCGTGATAATGCCCGCTTACAACGCGGCAAACTCAATCAAAGAATCGATTCTTGGTGTGCTGAACCAGCAATTTACCGACTATCACCTGTATGTGATCGATGATGCCTCCACCGACAACACCGCCGAGGTGGTGCGGCCGTTTATCCACGATCGCCTCACCTATATACGCAATGAGCATAACCAGGGCGTGGCGGAAACGCGCAACATCGGCATTGAGGCGGCGAGCGGGGATTATATCGCCTTCTGCGACAGTGATGACGTATGGCTCCCCAACAAGCTGTCGCGCCAGGCGAGCATTTTGCAAACCCGCCGCTATGACGTGGTGTGTTCCCATTATTACACCTTCGAAGACGATCTGAAGTTGATCAAAAACACCCGTGGTGCGGATGAGCTTATCGGCTATCAGGACATGTTGAAAAGCAACTGGATCGGCAATCTCACCGGCATCTATAACCAGAAGCGCATCGGTAAGGTGTATCAGCAAAAAGTGGGGCATGAGGACTATTTGATGTGGCTGGCGGTGCTGCAGAAGGCGCGTAACGGCCTGGCCTACTGTATTCCCGAACCGCTGGCCTGTTACCGATTGTCTACCCATTCGCTGTCGGGCAACAAAATCCGCGCTGCGGACTGGCAATGGCGGATTTACCGTCAGCATTTGGGGCTGTCGTACCAGAAATCCTGCTATTTGTTCGCCACCTATCTGTTCAATGCCGTAGTGAAAAGGAAATGA
- the narJ gene encoding nitrate reductase molybdenum cofactor assembly chaperone gives MISLKVIARLLDYPEQALFDHQQALIEALEPASELDLHHSAQLILFIRRLCARPLLDAQADYCELFDRGRATSLLLFEHVHGESRDRGQAMVDLMAQYRAAGLEIDSRELPDFLPLYLEYLASRNAAQAREGLQDIAPILALLGARLQQRESPYAVLFDLLLALSGSEVQAQALETQVAQEARDDTPQALDAVWEEEQVKFLGEQGCASAQQTAHQRRFAGAVAPQYLDLTDALTGTKGR, from the coding sequence ATGATCAGCCTGAAAGTGATCGCCCGCCTGCTGGATTACCCGGAGCAGGCGCTGTTTGACCATCAGCAGGCGCTGATCGAAGCATTGGAGCCGGCCAGCGAGCTGGATCTGCACCACAGCGCGCAGCTGATTCTGTTTATCCGCCGCCTGTGCGCGCGCCCGTTGCTGGACGCGCAGGCCGATTATTGCGAACTGTTCGATCGCGGCCGCGCCACCTCGCTGCTGCTGTTTGAACACGTGCACGGCGAATCGCGCGATCGCGGCCAGGCGATGGTTGACCTGATGGCGCAGTACCGCGCCGCCGGGCTGGAGATCGACAGCCGCGAGCTGCCGGATTTCCTGCCGCTGTACCTGGAGTATTTGGCCAGCCGCAACGCGGCGCAGGCGCGCGAAGGGCTGCAGGACATCGCGCCGATCCTGGCGCTGCTGGGCGCGCGTCTGCAGCAGCGTGAAAGCCCGTATGCGGTGCTGTTCGATTTGCTGCTGGCGTTGTCCGGCAGCGAGGTGCAGGCGCAGGCGCTGGAGACGCAGGTCGCGCAAGAGGCGCGCGACGATACGCCGCAGGCGCTGGATGCGGTGTGGGAAGAGGAGCAGGTCAAGTTTCTCGGTGAACAGGGCTGCGCTTCCGCCCAGCAGACGGCGCACCAGCGGCGCTTCGCCGGCGCGGTGGCGCCACAGTATCTGGATCTGACGGATGCGTTAACCGGAACCAAAGGACGCTAA
- the narH gene encoding nitrate reductase subunit beta, translated as MKIRSQVGMVLNLDKCIGCHTCSVTCKNVWTSREGMEYAWFNNVESKPGVGYPHAWEDQAKWKGGWIRKINGKLEPRMGSRVGVLAKIFANPDVPALDDYYEPFDYDYQHLHTAKQGKHQPVARPRSLITGQRMNKIESGPNWEEILGGEFEKRSQDKNFENLQKAMYGQFENTFMMYLPRLCEHCLNPACVATCPSGAIYKRGEDGIVLIDQDKCRGWRMCLTGCPYKKIYFNWKSGKSEKCIFCYPRIEAGQPTVCSETCVGRIRYLGVLLYDADRIEQAAAVENDKDLYQSQLDIFLDPHDPKVIAQALADGVPQGVIEAAQQSPVYKMAMDWKLALPLHPEYRTLPMVWYVPPLSPIQSAADAGELAHSGVLPDVESLRIPVQYLANLLTAGDTEPVLLALKRMLAMRHYKRAETVDGVVDTSALEQVGLSEAQAQEMYRYLAIANYEDRFVVPSSHRELAREAFPESKGCGFSFGDGCHGSDGKFNLFNSRRIDAIDVSARSARPEDAS; from the coding sequence ATGAAAATTCGTTCGCAAGTCGGCATGGTGCTGAATCTGGACAAGTGCATCGGTTGCCACACCTGTTCGGTCACCTGCAAGAACGTCTGGACCAGCCGCGAAGGCATGGAATACGCCTGGTTCAACAACGTGGAAAGCAAACCCGGCGTCGGCTATCCGCACGCCTGGGAAGATCAGGCAAAATGGAAGGGCGGCTGGATCCGTAAAATCAACGGCAAGCTGGAGCCGCGCATGGGCAGCCGCGTCGGCGTGCTGGCGAAAATCTTCGCCAACCCGGATGTGCCGGCGCTGGACGACTACTACGAGCCGTTCGATTACGACTACCAGCATCTGCACACCGCCAAACAGGGCAAGCACCAGCCGGTGGCGCGCCCGCGCTCGCTGATCACCGGCCAGCGCATGAACAAGATCGAAAGCGGCCCGAACTGGGAGGAGATCCTCGGCGGGGAATTTGAAAAACGTTCGCAGGACAAAAACTTCGAGAACCTGCAGAAGGCGATGTACGGCCAGTTCGAAAACACCTTCATGATGTACCTGCCGCGCCTGTGCGAGCACTGCCTCAACCCGGCCTGCGTCGCCACCTGCCCGAGCGGGGCGATCTACAAGCGCGGCGAAGACGGCATCGTGCTGATCGACCAGGACAAGTGCCGCGGCTGGCGCATGTGCCTGACCGGCTGCCCGTACAAGAAAATCTACTTCAACTGGAAGAGCGGCAAGTCCGAGAAGTGCATCTTCTGCTACCCGCGCATCGAAGCCGGGCAGCCGACGGTGTGTTCGGAGACCTGCGTCGGCCGCATCCGCTATCTCGGCGTGCTGTTGTACGACGCCGATCGCATCGAGCAGGCGGCGGCGGTGGAGAACGACAAGGATCTGTACCAGAGCCAGCTCGATATCTTCCTCGATCCGCATGATCCGAAGGTGATTGCTCAGGCGCTGGCGGACGGCGTGCCGCAGGGCGTCATTGAAGCCGCTCAGCAGTCGCCGGTGTACAAAATGGCGATGGACTGGAAGCTGGCGCTGCCGCTGCATCCGGAATACCGCACGCTGCCGATGGTGTGGTACGTGCCGCCATTGTCGCCGATTCAGTCTGCCGCCGACGCCGGCGAGCTGGCGCACAGCGGCGTATTGCCGGACGTCGAGAGCCTGCGCATCCCGGTGCAGTATCTGGCGAACCTGCTGACCGCCGGCGATACCGAACCGGTACTGTTGGCGCTGAAGCGCATGCTGGCGATGCGCCATTACAAACGGGCGGAAACCGTCGACGGCGTGGTGGACACCAGCGCGCTGGAGCAGGTCGGTCTGAGCGAAGCGCAGGCGCAGGAAATGTATCGCTACCTGGCGATCGCCAACTATGAAGATCGCTTCGTGGTGCCGTCGAGCCACCGCGAGCTGGCGCGTGAAGCCTTCCCGGAAAGCAAAGGCTGTGGCTTCAGCTTCGGCGACGGTTGCCACGGCAGCGACGGCAAGTTCAACCTGTTCAACAGCCGCCGTATCGACGCCATCGACGTGAGCGCGAGAAGCGCGCGGCCGGAGGACGCCTCATGA
- a CDS encoding nitrate reductase subunit alpha: MSKFLDRFRYFKQLAEPFSGDHGQTLNTNRDWEDGYRSRWQHDKVVRSTHGVNCTGSCSWKIYVKNGLVTWETQQTDYPRTRPDLPNHEPRGCPRGASYSWYLYSANRLKYPLMRKRLLKLWREAKAQHSDPVEAWGSIVGDAEKAKSYKVARGRGGFVRSSWQEVNELIAASNVYTAKTFGPDRIIGFSPIPAMSMVSYAAGARYLSLIGGACLSFYDWYCDLPPASPMTWGEQTDVPESADWYNSSYIIAWGSNVPQTRTPDAHFFTEVRYKGTKTVAVTPDYAEVAKLCDHWLNPKQGTDSAMALAMGHVMLKEFHLDREVGYFRDYVRRYTDMPMLVLLEPREGGHYAAGRLLRAADLVDGLGQENNPEWKTVAIDSRSGELVAPQGSIGFRWGEKGKWNLEQREGKAQQEVELQLSLLGRHDDVAEVGFPYFGGADSEHFNSVALDEILLHKLPVKRLQLADGSEALVTSVYDLTLANYGLERGLGDANCAADYDEVKAYSPAWAEQITGVSRHNIIRIAREFAQNAEKTHGRSMIIVGAGVNHWYHMDMTYRGLINMLIFCGCVGQSGGGWAHYVGQEKLRPQTGWLPLAFGLDWQRPPRHMNSTSFFYNHSSQWRYETVGADELLSPLADKSRFGGSLIDFNVRAERMGWLPSAPQLGANPLRLAEQARAAGQSPVEFTVDSLKNGSLGFAAEQPDNPQNFPRNLFVWRSNLLGSSGKGHEYMLKYLLGTENGIQGKDLGQQGGVKPQEVEWREQGGEGKLDLVVTLDFRMSSTCLYSDVVLPTATWYEKDDMNTSDMHPFIHPLSAAVDPAWDSKSDWEIYKGIAKAFSEACVGHLGQETDVVTLPIQHDSAAELAQPYGVQDWKKGECELIPGKTAPHIIAVERDYPATYERFTSLGPLLDKLGNGGKGISWNTQTEVDFLKQLNYVKADGPAVGRPKIESAIDAAEVILSLAPETNGQVAVKAWEALSNVTGRDHRHLALNKEDEKIRFRDIQAQPRKIISSPTWSGLEDEHVSYNACYTNVHELIPWRTLSGRQQLYQDHEWMRAFGESLLAYRPPIDTRAAQPLLNSKPNGNKEKALNFLTPHQKWGIHSTYSDNLLMLTLSRGGPIVWLSEDDAKDLGIADNDWIEAFNANGALTARAVVSQRIPAGMTMMYHAQERIVNLPGSEITSQRGGIHNSVTRACPKPTHMIGGYAQLAYGFNYYGTVGSNRDEFVVVRKMNRIDWLDDEGNDYAQGSQQENHK, translated from the coding sequence ATGAGCAAATTTTTAGACCGTTTCCGCTATTTCAAGCAGTTGGCGGAGCCTTTTTCTGGCGATCACGGCCAGACCTTGAACACCAACCGCGACTGGGAAGACGGCTACCGCAGCCGTTGGCAGCACGACAAAGTGGTGCGTTCCACCCACGGCGTGAACTGCACCGGTTCCTGCAGTTGGAAGATTTACGTGAAGAATGGTCTGGTGACCTGGGAAACCCAGCAAACCGACTATCCGCGCACCCGGCCCGATCTGCCCAACCATGAACCGCGCGGCTGCCCGCGCGGCGCCAGCTACTCCTGGTACCTTTACAGCGCCAACCGGCTGAAATACCCGCTGATGCGCAAGCGCCTGCTCAAGCTGTGGCGCGAAGCGAAAGCGCAGCACAGCGATCCGGTCGAAGCCTGGGGCTCTATCGTCGGCGATGCGGAAAAAGCCAAAAGCTACAAGGTGGCGCGCGGCCGCGGCGGTTTCGTCCGCTCCAGCTGGCAGGAGGTCAATGAACTGATCGCCGCCTCCAACGTCTATACCGCCAAAACCTTCGGCCCGGACCGCATTATCGGCTTCTCGCCGATCCCGGCGATGTCGATGGTGTCCTACGCCGCCGGCGCCCGCTACCTGTCGCTGATCGGCGGCGCCTGCCTGAGCTTCTACGACTGGTATTGCGATCTGCCGCCGGCTTCGCCGATGACCTGGGGCGAGCAGACCGACGTGCCGGAGTCTGCCGACTGGTATAACTCTTCTTACATTATCGCCTGGGGCTCCAACGTGCCGCAAACGCGTACCCCGGACGCCCACTTCTTTACCGAAGTGCGTTACAAGGGCACCAAAACCGTGGCGGTGACGCCGGACTATGCCGAAGTCGCCAAGCTGTGCGACCACTGGCTGAATCCGAAGCAGGGCACCGACAGCGCGATGGCGCTGGCGATGGGCCACGTGATGCTGAAAGAGTTCCATCTCGATCGCGAAGTCGGCTACTTCCGCGACTATGTGCGTCGTTATACCGACATGCCGATGCTGGTGCTGCTGGAGCCGCGTGAAGGCGGCCACTACGCCGCCGGTCGCCTGCTGCGCGCCGCCGATCTGGTGGACGGATTGGGCCAGGAAAACAATCCCGAATGGAAAACCGTCGCTATCGACAGCCGCAGCGGCGAGCTGGTGGCGCCGCAGGGCTCCATCGGTTTCCGCTGGGGCGAGAAGGGCAAGTGGAACCTGGAACAGCGCGAAGGCAAGGCGCAACAGGAAGTCGAGCTGCAGCTCAGCCTGTTGGGCAGGCATGACGACGTCGCCGAGGTGGGTTTCCCGTACTTCGGCGGCGCCGACAGCGAGCATTTCAACAGCGTGGCGCTGGACGAGATCCTGCTGCACAAGCTGCCGGTGAAACGCCTGCAGTTGGCGGACGGCAGCGAAGCGCTGGTGACCAGCGTGTACGATCTGACGTTGGCAAACTACGGCCTGGAGCGCGGACTGGGCGACGCCAACTGCGCCGCCGACTATGACGAGGTCAAGGCTTACAGCCCGGCCTGGGCTGAGCAGATCACCGGCGTATCGCGCCACAACATCATCCGCATTGCCCGCGAATTCGCGCAAAACGCCGAGAAGACCCACGGCCGTTCGATGATCATCGTCGGCGCCGGCGTCAACCACTGGTATCACATGGACATGACCTACCGCGGCCTGATCAATATGCTGATCTTCTGCGGTTGCGTCGGCCAGAGCGGTGGCGGCTGGGCGCACTACGTCGGCCAGGAAAAACTGCGGCCGCAAACCGGCTGGCTGCCGCTGGCGTTCGGCCTCGACTGGCAACGCCCGCCGCGCCACATGAACAGCACCTCGTTCTTCTACAACCATTCCAGCCAATGGCGTTATGAAACCGTCGGCGCCGATGAGCTGCTGTCGCCGCTGGCGGACAAGTCGCGCTTCGGCGGCAGCCTGATCGACTTCAACGTGCGCGCCGAGCGCATGGGTTGGCTGCCGTCGGCGCCGCAGCTGGGCGCTAACCCGCTGCGCCTGGCGGAGCAGGCCCGCGCGGCCGGTCAGTCGCCGGTCGAATTTACCGTCGACAGCCTGAAAAACGGCTCGCTGGGCTTTGCCGCCGAGCAGCCGGACAATCCGCAGAACTTCCCGCGCAACCTGTTCGTCTGGCGCTCCAACCTGCTAGGCTCTTCCGGCAAGGGTCATGAGTACATGCTCAAATACCTGTTGGGCACCGAAAACGGCATTCAGGGCAAAGATCTCGGCCAGCAGGGCGGCGTGAAGCCGCAGGAAGTGGAATGGCGCGAGCAGGGCGGCGAAGGCAAGCTGGATCTGGTGGTGACGCTCGATTTCCGCATGTCGAGCACCTGCCTGTATTCCGACGTGGTGCTGCCGACCGCCACCTGGTACGAAAAAGACGACATGAACACCTCCGACATGCACCCGTTCATTCATCCGCTGTCGGCGGCGGTCGATCCGGCCTGGGACTCGAAGAGCGACTGGGAGATCTACAAGGGCATCGCCAAAGCCTTCTCCGAGGCGTGCGTCGGCCATCTGGGTCAGGAAACCGACGTGGTGACCCTGCCTATTCAGCACGACTCCGCCGCCGAGCTGGCGCAGCCTTACGGCGTGCAGGACTGGAAGAAAGGCGAGTGCGAACTGATCCCCGGCAAAACCGCGCCGCACATCATTGCGGTGGAGCGCGATTACCCGGCCACCTACGAGCGTTTTACCTCCTTGGGGCCGTTGCTGGACAAACTGGGCAACGGCGGCAAGGGCATCAGCTGGAACACCCAGACCGAGGTCGATTTCCTCAAGCAGCTTAACTACGTCAAGGCCGACGGCCCGGCGGTGGGGCGGCCGAAGATCGAGAGCGCGATAGACGCGGCGGAAGTGATCCTGTCGCTGGCGCCGGAAACCAACGGCCAGGTGGCGGTGAAAGCCTGGGAAGCCCTGAGCAACGTCACCGGCCGCGATCACCGACATCTGGCGCTGAACAAGGAAGACGAGAAAATTCGCTTCCGCGACATTCAGGCGCAGCCGCGCAAAATCATCTCCAGCCCAACCTGGTCCGGCCTGGAAGACGAACACGTCTCCTATAACGCCTGCTACACCAACGTGCACGAGCTGATCCCGTGGCGCACGCTCAGCGGCCGCCAGCAGCTGTATCAGGACCACGAGTGGATGCGCGCCTTCGGCGAAAGCCTGCTGGCGTACAGGCCGCCGATCGACACCCGCGCCGCCCAGCCGCTGCTCAACAGCAAGCCGAACGGCAACAAGGAGAAGGCGCTGAACTTCCTGACGCCGCACCAGAAGTGGGGTATCCACTCCACCTACAGCGACAACCTGCTGATGCTGACGCTGTCGCGTGGCGGGCCGATCGTCTGGCTGAGCGAAGACGACGCCAAAGATCTGGGCATCGCGGACAACGACTGGATCGAGGCCTTCAACGCCAACGGCGCGCTGACGGCGCGCGCGGTGGTCAGCCAGCGTATCCCGGCCGGCATGACCATGATGTACCACGCACAGGAGCGCATCGTGAATCTGCCGGGCTCGGAGATCACCAGCCAACGCGGCGGCATCCACAACTCGGTGACCCGCGCCTGTCCGAAGCCGACCCACATGATCGGCGGCTATGCGCAGTTGGCCTACGGCTTTAACTACTACGGCACCGTCGGCTCCAACCGCGACGAGTTCGTGGTGGTGCGCAAGATGAACCGTATTGATTGGTTGGACGATGAAGGCAACGACTACGCGCAGGGCAGTCAGCAGGAGAACCACAAATGA